The Montipora foliosa isolate CH-2021 chromosome 14, ASM3666993v2, whole genome shotgun sequence genome window below encodes:
- the LOC137984648 gene encoding uncharacterized protein: MSRDPSFPSTSSSASQEAQESMSGQTPSRKLMVTLLSSEWQSTKGGLSTLNRELAIQLAKHQNVEVSMYLPECSEEDVRIAGENNVKLIKAKVLYGYEPIDWLSSAPENHQVDYVIGHGLKLGRQVQLIQKQLRCKWVQVVHTAPEYLGMFKGYANAISKAEEKHEAEKRLCELADLVVAVGPKLADVIRRNLRQKSKSVFDLTPSIFSEFSTVKQAAEEGAEFHVLVFGRDDSEDFELKGYDIAAKAISELNEDSYRLIFVGATHGKEEEVAKKLCQHGIAQKQLTVRSFKESREDLVRLFCEVDLCIMPSRIDGFGLVALEALSSGLPVLVSGNSGLGDALQKVPHGSSCVVNSEDPEKWAIAWANAIKSVRRKRRDVRLKETKDLCNQYAEEYSWEKQCGDLVGRMLDSIFGTHQATEGEQDSPLTRSHLPTAMVCEAYVEPTDKKGKRPLHPSVTPPSKKQRHDTDICIEIHHASVEEEASSVTRSHLETTVDTQARNLCGGISERQTAEMQQTHVTDTRKAATADSDVVILLRKEYERRAKFRPLPWNTGKGMKLHLDEVYTRLNIVVRPKGLAESEIDLDNIFCCNKGEDSMVLAEGSPGIGKTTLCLKLAYDWANESMPSTLPVFELVLLLKCRDLDGDIMEAIFEQLLPEDMEETSKKRLMNFITDIHSQERILIILDGLDELPEGSKHHLDKLLERRVLPFCYLLATTRQEKGIEARKQFAFDICLQIEGFTEEDSLEYIRKHFKNIDPSKGESLIEETEENTFLHALLNNPLNLLLLCVVYEDYEGKLPSSRTNLYQEIVRCLLRRYCEKNSVKACKKGRNLEKQFEADLLVLGELAWKCLLSDRHGFREGELKKFERSDDKLVVRNLGLVYKEESLKRLKPRHEYFFLHKSFQEYLAASYIAHKLRRNQFNVFEHVDYDEVVKKFPQVFLFVCGILREEAHILFTQIGEKTKSNWEWLTCEREEAIFFVESFSESGNPERMADALFSFIPFPRVVHLSLFSDEEFDSPGHWNVVEVLRACTGFSKVQTPEIHIEIPLDVFFTNSLQLQSLPNVKNLNIAGNFGEKEYFVADVFEEISNFTSLSELTLPPLDDYADWDSLAEYLKTSETLEKLTFTLLNEFSDGWARALTSGLCANTPLSSVGLRIHGSLSRTASQALENLLFNKSLSSLSIYICRDMQDSLAAALARGLAGPIAVKFVVVCVDGKLSLRGANLIERGIVENNSRSELIIYLRGEIPDNWQAVGKNLHSRFGQKTSALFTIHPNAFSKLTASPVTHFCPFGRKDGLLVKQNVILNIWGQLDGDEAEALDENVLYSPLSQLTLDIHGQLTKSVLNSAARWVDGRNTLSTLTINTWEELSKEGKTLFEELELDKNPAVTLNVRDVPAPPEEWGVDEFVSIDDLESLIALFKEAKNTAKQNLSATINLKKDILPMKETLKNSDLGNGVDAGAASNTSLVAFARENIKYAANFLHREGEDDLVHVFASNTTLNSLSLTFYGDSNMSSFGALLLGDGLARNSSLITLSLTFNNNSGNGCVWLPYLVDGLDRNTSVKNLTLAIHYHMGMGDTWRESLGNSLERNSSLKNVTLVIETHSEVMLDDLSIIWARYTSVENLFLTVNNHFVLNDPWVDNLGNGLTGNESALKNLALTINNFGNLRLDWEVDEELENKSLNDFSLTINNYGYI, encoded by the exons ATGTCAAGG GATCCCTCCTTTCCCAGCACCTCATCTTCTGCATCACAGGAAGCCCAGGAAAGCATGTCAGGCCAAACACCAAGTAGGAAACTTATGGTTACTCTCTTGAGCAGTGAATGGCAATCTACAAAAGGAGGCTTGTCAACCCTCAACAGAGAGCTTGCCATTCAGTTGGCAAAACATCAGAATGTGGAAGTCAGTATGTACCTTCCTGAGTGCAGTGAAGAAGATGTGAGGATTGCAGGGGAAAACAATGTTAAGCTCATAAAAGCAAAAGTGCTGTATGGATATGAACCCATTGATTGGCTGTCGTCTGCACCAGAAAACCACCAGGTGGATTATGTGATTGGACATGGGCTGAAACTTGGACGACAAGTGCAACTCATTCAGAAGCAACTAAGATGTAAGTGGGTTCAGGTTGTGCATACTGCCCCTGAATACCTAGGAATGTTTAAAGGATATGCAAATGCAATTTCAAAAGCAGAGGAGAAGCACGAAGCAGAGAAAAGATTGTGCGAATTGGCAGACCTAGTTGTAGCAGTTGGTCCCAAGTTGGCTGATGTGATCCGACGCAATCTCCGTCAGAAAAGCAAGTCTGTATTTGATCTCACACCTAGTATATTTTCTGAATTTTCGACGGTTAAGCAGGCAGCTGAAGAAGGAGCAGAATTTCATGTTTTGGTCTTTGGGCGTGATGACTCCGAAGATTTTGAGTTAAAGGGTTATGACATTGCAGCCAAAGCCATTTCTGAGTTGAATGAAGACTCCTACCGACTGATCTTTGTCGGGGCAACACATGGAAAAGAGGAGGAAGTAGCAAAGAAGTTGTGTCAGCATGGCATTGCACAAAAACAACTGACAGTTCGCTCCTTTAAGGAAAGCAGAGAGGATCTAGTCAGATTGTTTTGTGAAGTAGATCTCTGTATAATGCCATCAAGAATTGATGGTTTTGGTTTGGTTGCACTTGAAGCGTTATCTTCAGGTCTTCCTGTTCTTGTTAGTGGAAATTCTGGTTTAGGAGATGCTCTGCAGAAGGTGCCACATGGTTCAAGCTGTGTAGTAAATTCCGAAGATCCTGAAAAATGGGCCATTGCATGGGCCAATGCAATTAAAAGTGTCCGTAGAAAGAGGAGGGATGTTCGGCTCAAAGAGACGAAGGATCTTTGCAATCAATATGCTGAGGAGTACAGCTGGGAGAAACAGTGTGGTGACCTTGTGGGAAGGATGCTTGATAGCATTTTTG GAACTCATCAAGCAACTGAAGGTGAACAGGACTCACCATTGACAAGAAGTCACTTGCCAACTGCCATGGTGTGCGAAGCTTATGTAGAACCAACAG ataaaaaaggaaaaagacccTTACATCCAAGTGTCACCCCACCATCAAAGAAACAAAGGCATGATACAGACATTTGCATAG AGATTCATCATGCTTCTGTAGAAGAAGAGGCTTCATCAGTGACAAGAAGTCACTTGGAAACTACTGTTGATACACAAGCGAGAAATTTGTGTGGAG GTATATCAGAAAGACAAACTGCAGAAATGCAACAAACACATGTTACAGACACCCGTAAAG CCGCCACTGCTGACTCTGATGTCGTGATTTTGCTCAGAAAAGAGTACGAAAGACGAGCTAAGTTCAGGCCCCTTCCTTGGAACACTGGCAAAGGCATGAAGTTACATCTGGATGAAGTCTACACTAGACTTAACATTGTCGTGAGACCAAAAGGACTTGCAGAGTCGGAAATAGACTTggataacattttttgttgtAATAAAGGTGAAGATTCCATGGTCCTAGCAGAGGGAAGTCCGGGAATCGGCAAAACCACCCTCTGTCTTAAACTTGCTTATGACTGGGCAAATGAATCAATGCCTTCTACCTTACCTGTCTTCGAACTTGTTTTGTTGCTCAAATGTAGAGACTTGGACGGGGACATAATGGAAGCCATCTTTGAACAACTTCTACCCGAAGACATGGAGGAAACGAGCAAGAAACGACTAATGAACTTTATCACGGACATCCACAGCCAGGAAAGAATTCTTATCATTTTGGACGGATTGGACGAGCTCCCTGAAGGATCAAAGCATCATTTGGACAAACTTCTCGAACGAAGAGTTTTACCGTTTTGCTATTTGTTGGCCACAACTCGACAAGAAAAGGGAATCGAAGCCCGGAAACAATTTGCATTTGATATTTGTCTTCAGATTGAAGGATTCACTGAAGAAGATTCTCTTGAGTATATCAGGAAGCATTTCAAGAATATTGATCCATCCAAGGGAGAGAGTCTCATTGAGGAAACAGAAGAAAACACTTTCTTGCATGCCCTACTAAACAATCCtctaaatttacttctcctATGCGTTGTTTATGAAGATTATGAAGGAAAGCTGCCGTCTTCCCGTACTAATCTCTATCAAGAGATTGTCCGATGTCTGTTGAGAAGGTATTGTGAGAAGAACAGCGTGAAGGCTTGTAAAAAGGGCAGGAATTTGGAGAAACAATTTGAAGCAGACCTCCTTGTTCTCGGAGAGTTGGCTTGGAAATGCTTGCTGAGTGATCGCCATGGTTTCCGGGAAGGTGAATTAAAAAAGtttgaaagaagtgatgacAAATTGGTAGTTCGTAATCTCGGCCTTGTATACAAAGAAGAAAGTTTGAAGAGATTGAAGCCAAGACATGAATACTTCTTTCTTCACAAGTCGTTCCAAGAGTATCTGGCAGCGTCATACATTGCGCATAAGTTACGAAGAAACCAGTTTAATGTGTTTGAGCATGTAGACTATGATGAGGTGGTGAAGAAATTTCCGCAAGTGTTTTTATTTGTGTGTGGAATACTGCGTGAGGAGGCACATATTCTATTCACACAGATTGGTGAGAAGACGAAGAGTAACTGGGAGTGGCTCACATGCGAGAGAGAAGAAGCGATTTTCTTTGTTGAGAGCTTTAGTGAAAGTGGAAACCCTGAACGAATGGCAGATGCTTTGTTCTCATTCATACCTTTTCCACGGGTCGTACACTTGTCCTTGTTTTCAGATGAAGAGTTCGATTCACCTGGGCATTGGAACGTAGTTGAGGTTTTAAGGGCATGTACAGGCTTTTCCAAAGTTCAAACACCTGAAATTCACATTGAAATACCTCTTGATGTCTTTTTTACAAATTCACTTCAATTGCAGTCTCTACCTAACGTAAAAAATCTCAACATCGCTGGTAATTTTGGCGAGAAAGAATATTTTGTAGCCGACGTTTTTGAAGAAATTTCCAATTTCACATCTTTGTCGGAATTGACTCTACCACCTTTAGATGACTATGCTGATTGGGATAGTCTTGCTGAATACCTGAAAACAAGCGAGACCTTAGAAAAACTGACGTTCACTCTGTTGAATGAGTTTAGCGATGGCTGGGCTAGGGCCCTTACTTCTGGATTATGCGCTAATACACCACTGTCATCTGTTGGTCTCAGGATTCATGGTTCACTGAGTCGAACTGCATCACAAGCTTTAGAGAatcttttatttaacaaatctCTGTCCTCTCTTTCTATATATATCTGCAGAGATATGCAAGACTCTCTAGCTGCGGCCCTAGCAAGAGGCCTTGCAGGTCCAATTGCGGTCAAGTTCGTTGTTGTGTGTGTCGATGGAAAACTGAGTCTTCGTGGTGCTAATTTAATAGAGCGAGGTATCGTAGAAAATAATTCCCGTAGTGAGTTAATTATTTATCTTCGAGGAGAGATTCCTGATAATTGGCAGGCTGTTGGGAAGAATCTACATTCACGATTCGGACAAAAAACATCCGCTTTATTTACCATCCATCCGAATGCCTTCAGCAAATTGACAGCCAGTCCGGTGACACATTTTTGCCCTTTCGGTAGAAAGGATGGCTTACTAGTAAAACAAAATGTCATTCTAAATATCTGGGGACAGTTGGATGGCGATGAGGCAGAAGCTTTAGACGAAAACGTATTGTACAGCCCACTGTCtcaactgacattggacattcaCGGACAGTTAACCAAAAGCGTTCTGAACTCCGCAGCAAGGTGGGTTGACGGACGAAATACACTGTCAACCTTGACTATCAACACTTGGGAAGAGTTAAGCAAAGAGGGGAAAACTCTTTTCGAAGAACTTGAATTAGACAAGAATCCAGCAGTTACCCTTAATGTGCGTGACGTTCCtgctcctccagaagaatgggGGGTTGACGAATTTGTCTCTATTGACGACCTTGAATCTCTCATTGCGCTCTTTAAGGAAGCCAAAAATACCGCGAAACAAAATCTCAGCGCTACTATCAATTTGAAGAAAGACATTTTGCCAATGAAGGAAACTCTTAAGAACAGTGATTTGGGCAACGGCGTGGATGCTGGAGCAGCAAGCAATACCTCACTGGTTGCTTTCGCTCGGGAAAATATCAAATATGCTGCCAACTTCCTCCATCGTGAGGGGGAAGATGATCTTGTTCACGTCTTTGCAAGCAACACGACACTGAATTCTCTCAGTTTGACATTTTACGGCGACAGCAACATGAGCTCTTTTGGGGCACTCCTCCTGGGAGATGGTTTGGCGCGCAACTCATCACTGATTACTCTTTCTTTGACATTTAACAACAACAGCGGGAATGGCTGTGTATGGTTACCCTACCTGGTCGATGGTTTGGATCGCAACACATCAGTTAAGAATCTCACTCTGGCAATTCACTACCACATGGGGATGGGCGATACATGGAGAGAAAGCCTTGGCAATAGCTTGGAACGCAACTCATCATTGAAGAATGTCACTCTGGTAATTGAAACCCACAGCGAAGTAATGTTAGATGACTTAAGCATTATTTGGGCACGTTACACATCTGTGGAGAATCTCTTTTTAACAGTTAACAACCACTTTGTCTTAAACGATCCTTGGGTAGACAATCTGGGCAATGGTTTGACAGGCAACGAATCGGCACTGAAGAATCTCGCTTTGACAATTAACAACTTTGGCAACTTGCGGCTTGACTGGGAAGTTGACGAGGAGTTGGAAAACAAGTCACTAAATGATTTCTCCCTTACAATTAATAACTACGGCTATATATAA